GCAGGGCGTCGCGCTGCGCGGTGTCGGGGCCGCTGATCGCTTCCCGTTCGATTGCAATCAGCGCGCCATACCAGCGATAGATGCGCGACTTGACGCGCCAGCGATACAGCCCCGGCACGAGCCGCAGCGCCGGAATCAGCACCACGACGAGCGGCACGAGCACGACGAGCACGCGATCCGCGAGACTCGCGATCCAGAACGGCAAAACGCGGTACAGAAAACTCTTGCCGGACTTGTAATAACGCTCGGCGTTGTCGCTGATGCGGAAGTCGTGCGCGAGCGGCGCGGGAAATTCGTTCGCGCGCTGCAACACGTTCGCGCGGCTGTGGACTTCGCGCGCGGCCTCGATCAGCAGGTCCGACAGCGCGGGATGCAGGCTGTCGCGCGCGACGAGTTCCGCCGTCGGGGCGATCATGTGGACCGGACGCGGCGGCAGGTTGTTGGCGAAGTCGAATGCGCCCATCGGCAATTCGATTTCCGTGAGGTAGGGGAAGCGCCGCGCGTAGGCGTCGGCCTGAGCGAAGTCCATGAAGCGCACGCCCGGCGTGCGCAAGAGCTTTGCCATGGTCGGCGGCTGCGCGGAATCGCCTGCGAGGAAGGCGGCGTCGATTTGGCCGTTTTCGAGCGCCTTGGCCGCGGCGTCGCCCGAAAGCGGCAGCAGCGATGTGTCGCCGCCCGGCTCGATGCCGTTCGCTTTCAGGAGCGTCAGCGCGAGCGCGCGGGCGCCGCTGCCTTCCGCGCCGACGGCGAGCCGTTTGCCCTTGAACTCGGACAGCCGCGAAACCACCGCGCCGCGATAAAACACGGCGAGCGGCACATACGCGACACTGCCGAGCGATTCGAGATCGTCGGGCGCCGTGCCCGGCGGAGTCATGCCGCTCTGCACGAAACCGACGTCGACGCCGGAATCCGGCTTCGTGAGGCGGTTGAGGTTGTCGAGCGAGCCCTGCGTTTCCAGCACGTTGAGCGTCACGCGGTTGCGCGCGAGAATCGCCTTGTACTTTTGCGCGCTGTTCCAGAAGGTACTGCCCTTCGGCCCG
This Caballeronia sp. LZ062 DNA region includes the following protein-coding sequences:
- a CDS encoding TAXI family TRAP transporter solute-binding subunit yields the protein MTQADGNSPKERSRRRPQPRIVARFVAVSWRDLALTFGPILIVAIAALYLAIRLIQPAPPSTLTIAAGPKGSTFWNSAQKYKAILARNRVTLNVLETQGSLDNLNRLTKPDSGVDVGFVQSGMTPPGTAPDDLESLGSVAYVPLAVFYRGAVVSRLSEFKGKRLAVGAEGSGARALALTLLKANGIEPGGDTSLLPLSGDAAAKALENGQIDAAFLAGDSAQPPTMAKLLRTPGVRFMDFAQADAYARRFPYLTEIELPMGAFDFANNLPPRPVHMIAPTAELVARDSLHPALSDLLIEAAREVHSRANVLQRANEFPAPLAHDFRISDNAERYYKSGKSFLYRVLPFWIASLADRVLVVLVPLVVVLIPALRLVPGLYRWRVKSRIYRWYGALIAIEREAISGPDTAQRDALLDRIDAIESAVNRMKMPLAFADQFYVLREHIGFVRERLAAEAGASAQAPLRDAAASRADTEQRNT